The window CTGCTGCAACGGGCCTGTCCGCGCAAAGTGCGACGAATATATCCAGACAATTGATTGATGCCGGATTGATCGCGCAGGGAGAGGTTGTCCGGGGCAAGGTCGGTCAGCCTTCGACCCCGCTTTCGCTGGCCCCGGACGGCGCGCTTTTCCTTGGCCTCAAGGTGGGCAGGCGCATGGCCGAACTGGCCCTGGTCGATTTCACCGGCACGATCCGGATGCACCGACAAGAGGTGTATGACCACCCGGAGCCCGACCGGCTGCTGCGTTTCGCCCGCAGTGCCATCGCAGCGATCATCGACAACCTGCCGCCCGAACAGGCAGGGCGCATTGCCGGGCTGGGCATCGCGACGCCCTTTCAGTTGTGGGATTGGGGCTGCGAAATGGCCGGCTGGCGGAACCGCGATCTGCGCGCCGAGATGGCAGATGGCCTGCTCTTTCCGGTCTGGCTGGAAAACGACGGCAACTGCGCGTGTGCGGCGGAACTGGTCTTTGGCCGCAGCGAGTTGCCGGCTGATTTTCTCTATATCTACGTCGCGCATTTCGCCGGTGGCGGGATGGTACTGGATGGGCGGCTGCGCCTTGGGCCGCGCCGCAATGCCGGCGCCATTGGCTCGATGCCGGCGCGGCAGGGCGGGCAGGTGCTGGATCATGCCTCGGTGTCCCGGCTAGAGACCATGATCGGCCATACCTTGCCGCCCGACAACGCCGGCTGGACCGTGCCGCCCGAGATCGAGGCGGACTGGGCACGCCAATCAGGCGAGGCGCTGGCATGGGCGGCAACCAGCGCGTTGGCGCTGGCCGATCTGAGGGCGGTGCTGATCGACGGCGCTGTGCCCAGAGCCACGCGAGACCTGTTGATCGCCGCCACGCAAGAGGCGATGACACACCTGCCCCTGGCCGGGCTGGAGGCGCCGCCGATCCTGCCCGGCACGCTCGGCCGCGCGGCACGAACGCTCGGGGCGGCAGCCCTGCCCCTGTCGCATGTCTTCTTGCCCGACGGCGCGCCCGGGGCTCTGGCATCTGGCTGACGAATCGCGGATAGTCGGCCGCATGTTTCTAGGTCTTGATCTTGGCACTTCGGGCGTAAAGGCGGTTCTGATCGACGACGATCAGACCGTGATCGCGACCGGTCACGCCCCGCTTTCCGTCAGCAATCCAAATCCCGGCTGGTCCGAACAGGCCCCGGCAGACTGGATTGCGGCCTGCCGCACGGCCATCGCGGCGCTGAACCAGCCGCTAAGCCGTGTTGCCGGCATTGGTCTGTCCGGTCAGATGCATGGCGCGGTTTGCATCGACAGTGCCGAGCAGGTGCTGCGCCCCGCGATCCTGTGGAATGACGGTCGCGCCCATGCCGAGGCCGCCGCGCTGGACGCCGATCCGCAGTTCCGCAGGGTGACCGGGAATATCGTCTTTGCGGGCTTCACCGCACCAAAACTGGTCTGGATGGCCAAGCACGAACCTGACCTCTTCGACCGCACCGCCCGCGTGCTGTTGCCAAAGGATTACCTGCGGCTGTGGCTGACGGGCGAGGCTGTGGGCGAAATGTCGGATGCCTCGGGGACGGCATGGTTCGATCCCGCGCACCGTGATTGGTCCGACGAACTGCTGGCCGCCACAGGCATGAGCCGGGCTCAAATGCCCACTCTGGTCGAGGGCAGTCAGGTTTCGGGCCAACTACGTGCTGATCTGGCCGCGGAACTGGGCCTGCCTGCAGGCATTCCGGTTGCAGGCGGCGCCGGCGACAACGCAGCGACCGCCATTGCCGCCGGGATCGCCGGGCCGGGCATGGGCTTTGTGTCGCTTGGCACCTCTGGCGTGATCTTTGCGGCAACCGACCGGTTCTTACCCGCGCCCGAAACCGCCGTTCATGCCTTTTGCCACGCCCTGCCCGATCGCTGGCACCAGATGGGCGTGATGCTGTCTGCGGCAGCCTGTCTGGACTGGTGGGCGCAGATTCTGGGGCAGTCGGCAGGCGACCTTCTGGGCGGTCTTGGGCCTGTGGCGACCCCCGGCAAGGTGCGCTTTCTGCCTTATCTGTCGGGCGAGCGGACGCCGCTGAACGACACCGCGATCCGCGCGCAGTTCGCAGGCATGTCCGTATCCCATGGCCGCGACGACCTGACCCGCGCAGTGCTGGAGGGCGTTTCGCTGGCGCTGGCCGAAAACATGGCCGCGCTGAAGAATGCCGGCGGCGGGTCCGATGCGCTGATCGCCATGGGCGGTGGCGCGCGGTCAGATCTGTGGCTGTCAATGCTGGCGCAGGCAACCGGTGTGCCTGTATTGCGGCCTGCAGGCGCGGAATCGGGCGGGGCCTTCGGGGCGGCACGCCTGGGGCTGATGGCCGCCACAGGCGCGGGCGATGAGGTGCTGTCGCAGCCCGATATCGCCGCCGAATTCGCGCCAGATCCGGCGCTGACCGGTGCCTGGGCCGATGCGCTGGCGGAACTGCCGGCATTGCGCGGCGAAAACAAAGGCTAGTGCTGCACCGCAGCGCCTTGACACCACCTGAATCACCTCTATAAGCGCAGCCTTCATTGGTGTTGGTGGCCCTCGCAAGGGGATGCCTGTCGGGCTTCGGCCAAAGGACAACGCCCTTCGACAATCTAGAGAAGGAGAACAGCCGTGACCAAACGCACGTCTGCCAAGTACAAAATCGACCGCCGCATGGGCGAAAACATCTGGGGCCGCGCCAAATCCCCGGTGAACCGCCGCGAATATGGCCCCGGCCAGCACGGCCAGCGTCGCAAGCAGAAGCTGTCGGATTTCGGCACCCAGCTGCGCGCCAAGCAAAAGCTCAAGGGCTATTACGGCGACCTGACCGAGAAACAGTTCCGCCGGATCTATGCAGAGGCAGAACGCGTCAAGGGCGACACCGGTGAAAATCTGGTTGGTCTGCTGGAGCGTCGTCTGGACGCCGTCGTCTACCGCGCCAAGTTCGTGCCGACCATCTTTGCTGCACGCCAGTTCGTGAACCACGGCCATGTCGAAGTGAACGGCAAGAAAGTGAACATCGCGTCCTACCGCGTCAAGGAAGGCGATGTCGTTTCGGTTCGCGAGCGTTCGCGCCAGTTGGCCATCGTGCTGGAAGCCGTCGGCCTGCCCGAGCGTGACGTGCCCGACTATGTCGAAGCCGACCACAACAAGATGACCGCAACCTTCGTGCGCACTCCGGCCCTGGGCGATGTGCCTTACGCCGTGCAGATGGAACCGAACCTGGTCGTCGAATTCTACGCAAAGAACTGATCCGGTTCTTTGCCGCTATTTGGAAAGGCCGTCCCTCGGGGCGGCCTTTTTCTTTGCTTGCCAAGCTGCGTGTCTGTCCGAGGCGCCCGGCTGACCGTCAGGCTACCGGGCGATCATTACTCACGCGCAACAAGACACAAGCAGCAAAGGACGATCGCCTTTCTCAATGCGCCGCCAATTTCAGAAAGCCGCCAACTCTAACGTCTCGGTCAAAATGTCCGGGGCTAAGCGCTTTAGCTCGCTTGCTTGAGACAGCTCAGGCAACACGATCTCTTCTGGCAGGGCCTTGAATTCCGACATGCCGTCCATGTTCGGCCATGTCATGCAGTCGACCTGGAGTTCCCCCGGTTTGATGGGCACTTTTCACTTGATGAAGGAGAGTGTTTTTCATGCCGAAAAGAGGAACCCGTAGATCAGAATTGGATATGTCACACCAGACAATTTCGGCGGCCGCACCTCGCCTGCCACGCATGCTGCAGCATGCAGAAACAGCCACAGCGGCTGGACTGACAGCCCGCCTTGGCCACCATTGCTACACGTCAGAAACGACAGATAGTCCTCAGGCGGCGCATTTTTCGACGCGTCAATCAAATCGGCCAACTCTTGTGCCGGGCCCCCTGCTTCTGTCTGCCGATCTTTGTCGATCAACATCTTTGCTCTCGTATCCTGGCCTGGCCCTCTCAAGGCAGGTTAACAGGTGGATGCGACGGCAGAAATGTCCCGTATAGCCGCCGGCACGACCCGGCGAACCATTAGCCCTACGTCTGTATAGTTACCTTGGCCTTGGCCGCCAGATCGCGCGCGATGCCGTAGGCGCCCTTGATCCGGTCGGCGTCGCTGGTCCAGTCGCGGCGGATGATGATCTTGTTGCCGTCGACCTTGGCTTGCCCGCGCTGTTCGGTCAGGAATTCGACCAGACCGGCGGGGTTGGGATATTTGTCGCCGTGGAACTGAACCGTCGCCCCGCGCGGCCCGGCATCGAGCCGCGAGATATTGGCCTGTTTCGCCCGCGCCTTGATACGGATCACGTTCATCAGGGTCGAAACCTCTCGCGGCAGCTTGCCGAAACGGTCGATCAACTCGGCGGCAAAGCCCTCCAGCTCGACCTTTGTGGTCAGTTCGGCCAGACGGCGATACAGGCCGAGCCGCACGTCCAGATCGGGGATATAACTTTCCGGAATGGTAACCGGCACGCCAAGGTTCAGCTGCGGCGCCCATTCATCCTCGGGCGTGCCCTCGATCTCGCCCGACTTCAGCTTGGCGATCGTTTCCTCCAGCATCGCCTGATACAGTTCAAAGCCGACCTCTTTGATATGACCCGACTGTTCCTCGCCCAGCAGATTGCCGGCGCCGCGCAGATCCATATCCTGCGAGGCCAGATTGAAGCCTGCGCCAAGGCTGTCGATGGAGCCCAGAAATTTCAACCGCCGCATCGCCTGAGGCGTCAGCGGCGCGCGCGGTTTGGTGGTCAGGTAGCAATAGGCGCGCGTCTTGGAGCGCCCCACACGACCCCGGATCTGGTATAGCTGCGCCAGCCCGAACATATCCGAGCGCCAGACGACCATGGTATTCGCCGTCGGAATATCGAGGCCCGATTCAACGATGGAGGTCGCGACCAGCACGTCATGGCCGCCATCATAGAAATCGTTCATCCGGCTATCCAGATCGCCCGCCGCCATCTGGCCATGGGCGACCAGATACCTGACCTCGGGTACGTTCTCGGTCAGCCAATGCTCGACATCGGGCAGGTCCGAGATCCGCGGCACCACAAAGAACGACTGCCCGCCGCGATATTTCTCGCGCAGCAGCGCCTCGCGGATGGTGACGCTGTCGAATTCGCTGACATAGGTGCGGATCGCCAGGCGGTCGATGGGTGGCGTGCCAATGATCGACAGATCGCGCACCCCGGTCAGCGACATCTGCAAGGTGCGCGGGATCGGGGTGGCGGTCAGGGTCAGTACGTGGATATCGCTGCGCATATCCTTGAGCCGTTCCTTGTGGGCGACGCCGAAATGCTGCTCCTCGTCCACGATCAGCAGACCAAGCTGCTTGAAGCGCACTGCCTTGGCCAGCACCGCATGGGTGCCCACGACGATATCGACGCTGCCATCGGCAAGCCCCGCGCGCGTTGCCGCAGCATCCTTGGCAGCCACGAACCGCGACAGCGGACGCACGGTGATGGGTGTGCCGCGAAAACGCTCGGCGAATGTCTTGTGGTGCTGTCGCGCCAGCAGCGTGGTCGGCGCGATGACGGCGACCTGCTGGCCCTGACTGGCCGCGATAAAGGCCGCGCGCATGGCAACCTCGGTCTTGCCAAAGCCCACATCGCCCACGACCAGCCGGTCCATCGGGCGACCGATGGCCAGATCGCCGGCCACGTCCTCGATCGCCGTCGCCTGATCGTCGGTTTCGCTATAGGGGAAGCGGGCCGAAAAGGCCTCCCAATCGTGATGATCGGGTTCCAGCACCGGCGCCGGACGCAGCAGACGTTCGGCAGCGATGCGCATCAGCTTGTCGGCGATCAGCTTGATGCGTTCTTTCAGCCGCGCCTTGCGGGCCTGCCACGCGCCGCCGCCCAGCTTGTCCAGCAGGCCTTCTTCGTGGCCATAGCGGGTCAGCAGTTCGATATTCTCGACCGGCAGAAACAGCCGATCCCCGCCCGCATATTCCAGCGCCACGCAATCATGCGGCACCTTGTTGGCGGTAATCGTTTCCAGCCCGGTATAACGCCCGATCCCATGTTCGACATGTACGACCAGATCGCCGGGCGTCAGGCTGGTGGTGTCCTTCAGAAAATCCTCGGCCCGGCGGCGTTTTCTGGCGCCCCGGATCAGCCGGTCGCCCAATACATCCTGTTCCGAAATAACGGCCAGTCCCGGCGCGACATAGCCTTGTTCCAGCGGCCAGACCGCCAGCCCGATTGCGCCGGGTTGATCGGGCAGATCGCGCAGGTCGGCGATGTCCCTGGCGCCCTCGATCCCCTCATCCGCGATCAGGCCTGCCAGACGTTCGCGCGCACCATCAGAAAAGCTGGCGATAACGACGCGCCCGTTCTTGCGCAGGCTGCGCAGGTGATCGGCCAGGGCGGCGAACAGATTGATGCCGTCGGCCTGACGTTCGGGTGCAAAGTTCCGCCC is drawn from Paracoccus tegillarcae and contains these coding sequences:
- the xylB gene encoding xylulokinase → MFLGLDLGTSGVKAVLIDDDQTVIATGHAPLSVSNPNPGWSEQAPADWIAACRTAIAALNQPLSRVAGIGLSGQMHGAVCIDSAEQVLRPAILWNDGRAHAEAAALDADPQFRRVTGNIVFAGFTAPKLVWMAKHEPDLFDRTARVLLPKDYLRLWLTGEAVGEMSDASGTAWFDPAHRDWSDELLAATGMSRAQMPTLVEGSQVSGQLRADLAAELGLPAGIPVAGGAGDNAATAIAAGIAGPGMGFVSLGTSGVIFAATDRFLPAPETAVHAFCHALPDRWHQMGVMLSAAACLDWWAQILGQSAGDLLGGLGPVATPGKVRFLPYLSGERTPLNDTAIRAQFAGMSVSHGRDDLTRAVLEGVSLALAENMAALKNAGGGSDALIAMGGGARSDLWLSMLAQATGVPVLRPAGAESGGAFGAARLGLMAATGAGDEVLSQPDIAAEFAPDPALTGAWADALAELPALRGENKG
- a CDS encoding ROK family transcriptional regulator; the protein is MRTTAGEAAEISNNERLFMAILRRDGPKSRAEIAAATGLSAQSATNISRQLIDAGLIAQGEVVRGKVGQPSTPLSLAPDGALFLGLKVGRRMAELALVDFTGTIRMHRQEVYDHPEPDRLLRFARSAIAAIIDNLPPEQAGRIAGLGIATPFQLWDWGCEMAGWRNRDLRAEMADGLLFPVWLENDGNCACAAELVFGRSELPADFLYIYVAHFAGGGMVLDGRLRLGPRRNAGAIGSMPARQGGQVLDHASVSRLETMIGHTLPPDNAGWTVPPEIEADWARQSGEALAWAATSALALADLRAVLIDGAVPRATRDLLIAATQEAMTHLPLAGLEAPPILPGTLGRAARTLGAAALPLSHVFLPDGAPGALASG
- the mfd gene encoding transcription-repair coupling factor yields the protein MSEQITLSGAPEGHDAALIARELTRGTPVIHIARDDRRMAAMREALAFHAPGAVAVDFPAWDTTPYDRISPAGGVQAARMATLAALAQGAIKGPFVLLTTLNAVLQRLPQRDLLKSASFSARVGDRIDEEALRGFLVRMGFVQSPTVTEPGDYAIRGGIIDIFSPGATGPVRLDLFGDVLDGARRFDPVSQRTTETLKRVELAPMSEVILDDAAITRFRQNYRHAYGGGTNDPLYEAVSAGRKQAGVEHWLPWFHDKMESIFDYLPGASVMLDDQISQVEDARRGMIAEQYQARRDALAAKGRADTVYRPVPPDEMFPARDEWLRWLAAHRVIQLRVLPAPPGPGVLDGGGRIGRNFAPERQADGINLFAALADHLRSLRKNGRVVIASFSDGARERLAGLIADEGIEGARDIADLRDLPDQPGAIGLAVWPLEQGYVAPGLAVISEQDVLGDRLIRGARKRRRAEDFLKDTTSLTPGDLVVHVEHGIGRYTGLETITANKVPHDCVALEYAGGDRLFLPVENIELLTRYGHEEGLLDKLGGGAWQARKARLKERIKLIADKLMRIAAERLLRPAPVLEPDHHDWEAFSARFPYSETDDQATAIEDVAGDLAIGRPMDRLVVGDVGFGKTEVAMRAAFIAASQGQQVAVIAPTTLLARQHHKTFAERFRGTPITVRPLSRFVAAKDAAATRAGLADGSVDIVVGTHAVLAKAVRFKQLGLLIVDEEQHFGVAHKERLKDMRSDIHVLTLTATPIPRTLQMSLTGVRDLSIIGTPPIDRLAIRTYVSEFDSVTIREALLREKYRGGQSFFVVPRISDLPDVEHWLTENVPEVRYLVAHGQMAAGDLDSRMNDFYDGGHDVLVATSIVESGLDIPTANTMVVWRSDMFGLAQLYQIRGRVGRSKTRAYCYLTTKPRAPLTPQAMRRLKFLGSIDSLGAGFNLASQDMDLRGAGNLLGEEQSGHIKEVGFELYQAMLEETIAKLKSGEIEGTPEDEWAPQLNLGVPVTIPESYIPDLDVRLGLYRRLAELTTKVELEGFAAELIDRFGKLPREVSTLMNVIRIKARAKQANISRLDAGPRGATVQFHGDKYPNPAGLVEFLTEQRGQAKVDGNKIIIRRDWTSDADRIKGAYGIARDLAAKAKVTIQT
- the rpsD gene encoding 30S ribosomal protein S4, which translates into the protein MTKRTSAKYKIDRRMGENIWGRAKSPVNRREYGPGQHGQRRKQKLSDFGTQLRAKQKLKGYYGDLTEKQFRRIYAEAERVKGDTGENLVGLLERRLDAVVYRAKFVPTIFAARQFVNHGHVEVNGKKVNIASYRVKEGDVVSVRERSRQLAIVLEAVGLPERDVPDYVEADHNKMTATFVRTPALGDVPYAVQMEPNLVVEFYAKN